The nucleotide sequence TTTTCATCTGCCTCTTCAGCAGACTTATAGCCTTTAAAATATATGAGTATATCACCTAAAACCGCTATAGGAAACCCTAACTCTTCTATCCTTAAAAAGACCAGTTCATTCTCTAAAAGATAAAACTTTAGATTCTTCAGCAGCTTTAAATAATCCTTTGGATTAATTATCAACCAAATAAAAGGAGAATTGTATTTCAAGTCAAATTTTTTATAGATATAGCCTCCCCAGTAGTCATCAGAAATCAATGTAAAGTCTTTATTCAACAGTACCTTCTTACGATCTTCTTCCATCATTTAAAGTCACCTCGGTAACCAATGAACCTTCTGCTTCCCGTTTCCTACCTTTATACATTTCTTTGTTTCACCCTTTTTATATGGAGTTTTTTTAGTTCTTTAGCTTAAACACTTATTATTGATTACTATATATTATGACTTACAGTAACCCTAAGTTACAGTGACGTCTCCCACTACCATGCAACAAATTACCATCAATATTAACAAAATAGGATAAGAAATATCTTTTATAAATTTTATTATATGAGGAAATTGCACAATTAAACTTCCTCAATTATATTTAAAAATCATTACTTTTTGTTAATAATTAACTATTTTGTTCAGAAAAAGATAATAGCAAAGCCAAGGTGCTATTGCACCTGTGGATAACTTTTAAAACTAATAAATTTATCCTGCTTGCTTTAAATTTAAGTCGTTAGACTTCTGATTAACAGCAATAGTGCCTGCTACTAAAGCCATACAGTTTAGTAGAGCTACAACTTTTGCTTTTCTAATACCTGCTGAACGCAGATTATTAACATTTAGGTACTCTTTCAATCTTGAGTTACACCTCTCGATAGAGGTGCGTTGATTATAGAGTTTTTGCCAATCTTCACTGCTCCTAAGAGGATAAGAGTAATACCTATTATTCTCTTTATAGTTTACCTTTAGGCAAAATCCATAGTTTGAATTGCTACAATGCTTTGTTCCAAATGGACAATTAACCTTACCGGTTGCTTGGGGACATCTAAATTTAAGGTAGTCACCATCTTTTCCCCAGTAAGTTAATGGATATCCCATTGAGCATATGGGTTCAAACTTCTCATTAAATCCTTCTGGTGGAGCATACTGTGCCCTAGGATTGTAAGCTATAATTGGTTGTGCTTTAACATCGTGAGTAACATAATCATAAATCTTTTGAAAATCATAACCTTTATCCATAATAAAATGCTTAGGACTCAAAACTCCAGAGTAGTTGGTGATGAACTTTTTTATCAGCGGAATAGCTAAATCTCCATCACTATAACTAGCGGGAGATAGCAATATGCTTAAGGGTAGTTCACTCTTGCAATCTGCCAGTATGTGAAGCTTAAATCCGAACCAACGTATTTTATTACCATCAGTATCGTTCTTAGCTCCCCAGTTTGGAGAAACAGCATCATTCTTAAGTTTGGATTTAGGTCTAGCTTTTTCAAAAGAATCAATT is from Clostridium thermarum and encodes:
- a CDS encoding DUF1919 domain-containing protein, with product MMEEDRKKVLLNKDFTLISDDYWGGYIYKKFDLKYNSPFIWLIINPKDYLKLLKNLKFYLLENELVFLRIEELGFPIAVLGDILIYFKGYKSAEEADEKWRRRLKRINWDNLFVKMTVNDESEAAEFEKLEYKRKIAIRNNQEEFDVVRWLNAG
- a CDS encoding transposase, which codes for MYIRQECLFSFEEIIKLQPKTRLELILAQLDFSNVLNGLAQLHATRGPKGHNELALLYALVAMQVEKIKYFNKLVDRLKTDPIFRYNCGFNILEKTPSASTFSRFLTKLSKIPSLEYDFDCLVKKAISIGIVDGSNVAIDSTKIDSFEKARPKSKLKNDAVSPNWGAKNDTDGNKIRWFGFKLHILADCKSELPLSILLSPASYSDGDLAIPLIKKFITNYSGVLSPKHFIMDKGYDFQKIYDYVTHDVKAQPIIAYNPRAQYAPPEGFNEKFEPICSMGYPLTYWGKDGDYLKFRCPQATGKVNCPFGTKHCSNSNYGFCLKVNYKENNRYYSYPLRSSEDWQKLYNQRTSIERCNSRLKEYLNVNNLRSAGIRKAKVVALLNCMALVAGTIAVNQKSNDLNLKQAG